CATAAAGGGCGGCTACCACGGCACCAGCCCGTGGATGCAGGCGCCGGGACACCATGGCCTGATAGACGAGGACACGGCCAACGTGATCCGCATCCCCTGGAACGATGTGGAGGCGCTGGAGCGGGTCATCGCGCAGTGTCCGGGCGAAATCGCCGGGTTCATCTCCTCGCCCTGCCACCACCCGATATTCACGGACAACGCGCTGCCCGCGCCGGGCTACTGGAAACGGGTGGAGGCGCTCCTGCGCGCCCACGGCATCGTGTTCATCATTGACGATGTTCGGGCGGGTTTCCGGCTGCACCTGGGCGGCTCGTGCGAGCACTACGGGTTCAAGCCGGACCTCATCGCCTTCTGCAAGGCCATCGGCAACGGCTACCCCGTCTCCGCGCTGGTCGGCGCGGACGCCCTGCGCAAGGACGTGTCCAAGGTCTTCCACACGGGCAGCTACTGGTACGGCGCGGGGCCGATGGCGGCGGCCCTGGCAAACCTGAAAGAGCTGCGGCGCGTGGACGGCCCGAGACTGCTGCGCGAAATTGGGGACAAACTGCTCGCGGGCATGGTGGACATCGCCAAGTCGCACGGGTATGATTTGCGGGTGTCCGGCGAGCCGGCGATGCCCTATGTCCGCATCACCGACGACCCGACCCTGGAACTGCACCAGCGCTGGTGCGCCGAATGCACGCGGCGCGGCGCCTTTTTCACGTCCCACCACAACTGGTTTGTGAGCACGGCGCACACGGACCGGGACCTGGAGGAGACCTGGGCCATTTGCGACGACGCGTTCAAGGCGGTGAAAGAGCACTACGGCAACGGCTGAGGGCCTGAAAGGCGGGAGATTGTCATGCCACTCACGGAACAGGAACTGCGGGACTTGACGGCGCGCGCGGCGAAGCTCCGGCGCGACATTGTGGATGTGACCGGCTGGTCGGGCGGCGCCCACGTGGGCGGCTCGCTCAGCATGGTGGACATCCTCACGCTGCTCTACTGGAAATACCTCAACATTGACCCGGCCCGGCCCGACTGGGAGGACCGCGACCGTTTTGTCCTGAGCAAGGGCCACGGCGGCGTGGGCCATGCCGTGGTGCTGGCGAACCGGGGTTACTTCCCCATGGAGGACCTGAAGTCCTTCAACGAGACGGGGTCAAAACTGGGGATGCACCTCGACGGCGCAAAGGCGAAGGGCGTGGACGCCTCGACGGGCTCCATGGGCCACGGGCTGTGCCAGGCCCTGGGCATGGCCCTGGGCGCGCGGGTGCTGAGGAAGGACTGGCGCGTCTTCTGCGTGGTCGGCGACGGCGAGAGC
This region of Candidatus Hydrogenedentota bacterium genomic DNA includes:
- a CDS encoding transketolase, which encodes MPLTEQELRDLTARAAKLRRDIVDVTGWSGGAHVGGSLSMVDILTLLYWKYLNIDPARPDWEDRDRFVLSKGHGGVGHAVVLANRGYFPMEDLKSFNETGSKLGMHLDGAKAKGVDASTGSMGHGLCQALGMALGARVLRKDWRVFCVVGDGESNEGSIWEAAMAAAHYKISNLVGFLDRNHFMIDGNTEDVMSLEPLAEKWKAFGWETRTVNGHDLSALAEAIEWAVAWNRGPVMLVCETVKGKGVDFMENTAAWHYGGLSAELVAKAKTSIGEG
- a CDS encoding aminotransferase class III-fold pyridoxal phosphate-dependent enzyme encodes the protein MQPYEYPQTNAWLERAAKVIPCGIYGHFGPPPYVPVSAYPFFSDRAEGAHFWDVDGNRFIDYMCAYGPMIQGYANPVVDAAYQEQMRRADTNSVCPTVMVELAEFLTELIPAADWAFFAKNGADVTNLAVMTARAATGRKKIVAIKGGYHGTSPWMQAPGHHGLIDEDTANVIRIPWNDVEALERVIAQCPGEIAGFISSPCHHPIFTDNALPAPGYWKRVEALLRAHGIVFIIDDVRAGFRLHLGGSCEHYGFKPDLIAFCKAIGNGYPVSALVGADALRKDVSKVFHTGSYWYGAGPMAAALANLKELRRVDGPRLLREIGDKLLAGMVDIAKSHGYDLRVSGEPAMPYVRITDDPTLELHQRWCAECTRRGAFFTSHHNWFVSTAHTDRDLEETWAICDDAFKAVKEHYGNG